DNA from Gemmatimonas sp.:
CGCCTGCATGCCGCGCATGTTCCCGCCACCCGCGGCATTCATCTGTCGGCTCTGCTGCGCCACGTTCTGGTCGGCCGCATTGCGCGGCGCATTTGTGGTATCGATCGCATCGAGCGCCGTCGACATGCCGAGCAGGCGGCCGAACAGCGCGACCAGTCCGGACTTGCCGTTGAGCGAGAAGGTAACGCCGAAATCGGTGCGGTACGGACTAAAGGTGGCGGTATCCGAGGCCGGGTCACCCTGAAACAGATCGTACGACGTGCGGAAGTCGAGGCCGGGCAGCAGATCGGTGCGCCCCGAGAGCGTGAACATCTTGTCGGTGAAGCCGTTACCAGTGGAGTCGGCACGGATGAAATCGTACGACAGCGACGAGAAGTTGAGCGCCAACAGTTTGATCTTCTTGCCCGATTCCGGCGTCGAGTCGGAGTCCGACTTGAGCTTCGCTTCCAGGTTGGTCGAGAGGTTGAGCGACACGCGGTTCTGCGCGAGCGACGACAAATAGCCAACCCGCGTGCGCCCGAGCGCCTGGAGATACTCGTCGCTGACGTTGGCATTCGGCGAGTAGCTGTAGCTGAGACTGGGGGTGATCGAATGGCGGACCTTGGCGACCGAGCCGAAGCCGGGCAGCATCGCGTACAGCGTCGGCGACGCCGACAGCGCATAGCTCAAACGCTTCGACTGCTGCACCCACTTGCCGCCACTCCGCTCCGTGCGGACGAACAGCCCCGATGCGCCGTCCACGTTGTTCACCGAAATCGACGGGGACAGGTTCCAGGTGCCCTGGAAGAAGCGCGGCAAGCCGAACGACGTAGTCCAGTCGAAGTTCGACTCGTACGTCTTGGCGAAGATCCGCGTGGAACGGATCGACGTATCGCGTACGCCGATAATTTCACGCTGCTCGGGGAAATTGCGATACTGATCGGACAGCGTGAAGGAGTTGTTCCACTGCCAATCGCCGATCTTGATGGGCGTGTCGAAGCCGAACTGCATGTTCCGACGGCTTGCATCGAACTGCACACTGTCGATGCCGCCGCCCTTGCGGATGTTGTACACGTACGGGAACTGCAGCCCTTGGTCAATGTTGCTCTGTCCCGTGATGGCCAGTCGGAGCGACGGAGTCCAGGCAAACGGTCCGCCGGCGAGCGTACCGGCGGTAACGTTGAGTGACGGGAAATCCATGTCGACCTGCTTCCGCCCGGGATACTGCACGCGGCTGCCGCCGACGTTGATCTGCGCCGGACCGACCTTGGTCTGGTAGTTCAGCTGCGACCGGATTGTCGCGTTGGCGGCCGTCGGGTTGATGGTCGTCTGCCGCTGGATCTGCGTGTTTTGGACCCAGTTCAAGCGGGCCGTAAGACGCGTCTGTCGTGAAAAGTCCTGGTTGTGATTCCACGTGACCGACGTGTTGGTCGTCCCGTTGCGCTGCGCCAGATACGACACCGCGGTCTCACCACTGATGAACCGGTCAAGCCACTTGTAGCGCAGCTCCGCATTGCCCCGCAAGAATCCGGGGTCCTGATCCGTGCTGCGCGCGCCCGAACGCCAGTCGAACGACGCTTCGGCGTTCATGTAATCACTGATCGCGAGGAAGTAGCCGATATTCGATATGCTGCGGCGATACGACGGGCTGTTCCGGAACAGTTCGGCAATGCCGAAGTTCGGCGTGAGCATACCGCTGCGCCGGCCGCTACGGACGTCCTGGAAGAAGAACGGAATCCAGAACACCGGCACTTCGCCGATGTAGAGTACGCCTGGTCTCGCCACCATCACGTTTTCGGACACGAACTTCATGTCCCTGGTCGTAAAGTGAAAATGCGGCTCGGCGTGGTCGCAGTAGGTGAACGAGCCGTTCTTGGCGAACACGATGTGCCGGCCACTGACCAGCGAATCGGAAATGATCGTGCCGCGCTCAGCGCTCAGGAACAGTCGCTGTCCCGAGGTCACTGAGGTCGAAAAGGCGCCCGTGACACCCTGCTTCGAACTCAGGTCGTACTCGATGCGACCTTTGGCGATGAAATCGTCGGCGTCCTGCTGCTGCGGGTCCCGCAGCAGCACCGTATCACCGATGGCGACCACTCGCTTGGTGGAGTCGTTGTAGACGATCGAGTCGCCGATGATCATCGTCTCGTCGCGCTGCACCGCCGATGGCTTGCCCTTGAGCACCAGAGCTCGAGACAGGGCATCGAAGAACACCGTGTCACCCTGATACTGCACCTTGCGATAGCCCTCACGATCGAGGAGGGCGCGCATGAGTGAGTCGGGTGGCGTCCAGTTGAACACCTCGCGATCCTTGCTCAGCTTCGCCAGGCTGTCCTGACCCTGCGCCTTACCCGACGCCGCCTTTCCCGCGGGCGTCGGGCGCGCAGGAATCGGCCGCTGGGCTCGCAGCGGCGCGGAACGTATTGCGGTGCCGAGCACCAGGCCCAGCATCGCCATCGCGACCGAGCGCCAGCCGTGGCGTGCGCGCTCCGCGTGAACGGCAAGCAGTCGACTCACTCGTCCCCGGCAGCAATCCGCCGCTCGCGACGACGACTGATGAACTTCGACACCGTGATCGACACCTCGTACAGCAAATACAGCGGAATCGTCAGCGCGATCAGCGACGTCGGATCACTGCCCGGCGTGATCAGCGCGGCCGCGACGATACACCCTAGAAACGCGTGGCGTCGGAACTTGGAGAGGTACTGCGGCTGCACGATACCCATGGCCGACAACAACGCAATCACGATCGGCAACTCGAAGATCGCGCCGAACGCCAGGCACATCGAGATCACGAAGCTGACGTACTGATCGACCGTCTGCATGATCTGCACGGAGCCACTCTGAAAGCTCATGAAGAAGCTGAGCGTTACCGGCAGCACGTAGAAGAACGACAGCGCCATGCCGGCCAGAAAGAGCACGGCGGCCCCGATCAGCGCCGGGATCACCGCTTTCTTCTCGTGGCCGTACAGCGCGGGGGAGAGGAATCCCCAGAGTTGCCAGGCCAGCACGGGCGACGCGGCGATCAGCCCCAGCGTGATCGAGGCGTCCATCACGATATCGAAGAGGTCGCTCACGTGGGTCACCATGAGCGGCTGCTTCAGATATGGCTGGATCGGCTGCGACAGGAAGGCGATGATGTCGACCTGCTTGGTATACAACAGCGCGAAGGCGACGCCAACGCCGATGGCGATGGCTACGGCACATTTGAAAAGCCGCCAGCGCAGTTCCTCGAGATGATCGAGGAACGGCATTTCCACACTGTTACTGCTGGACATCAGCGGAGTCGTCCTGGTCGCGCCGTCAGCGCAGCGTCTTGAGTTGTTCGGCCGCGAGCTCGGCCTCATCGCTGCGCGGATAGCGCGCGATCACCTGCTCGAGCAGCTGCTTGGCCTGCGACGTATTTCCCCGCTGCAGTACCAGCTGCGCTCGCTTGTACAGGGCGGTCGGTGCCTTTGCCGACGTGGGATGGGCGCTCACCACGGCGGCATACGCGGCGTCAGCGGCCGGCAGATTCTTTTCCTTGGCGAACGATTCGGCGATCCAGAACTGCGCGTCGGGCGCGTAGTCCGACGTCGGATAGTTCGTGAGCAGTTCCTGGAAGTAAATGCGCGCGGTCGCACTGCTGCCCCGCGTGAGCTGATCGCGCCCGTCGCTGTAAAGCTGGTTCGGGCCGGGGGCGCGGGCGGCCGCACTGTCCACCGCCGGCAGCGTCGTACGTCCACTGGTCGGTGGTGCGACGGGTGGCACTGTTCCGGCGGGCGGCACGGCCACCGGTGCCGAACTGCGCGATTCGATTTCCGAGCGAAGTCGGGCGATCGTCGCCTGACTCTGCCCGAGCAACGTCTGCACCTGCAGCATCTGTTCGCGAATCGCGCGCATTTCACCGCGAACGTCACCCTGAATGCTGACGGTGCGCGCACTCACCTTAGACAACGAGTCACTGGCGACCTGCAGCATGCGCATGGTCTGCGTCAATGCGTCGCGCTGCTCGAGCTGATTCTTGAGGATCTCGGCACGCAGCGATGAGATGTCGCTCTGCACGATCCGCACATCCCCGCGCGTAGCGAAGCATCCCCCCGTGGCGACAAGCGCCACGAGAGGAACAAGCCGCCACACCCGGGAGCGCAGCGTGTGCCGGAGTCCGAGTGCGGCGGCCGCTATCATGGGGCGCGCAGCTGGTCGCCGCCGGCGATGATCTCGAACGCGTCACGACGGTTGCGCGACCAGGCCTCTTCGGTCGTGCCCTGCACGTCCGGACGCTCGCGACCGAACGACGCCGTTTCAATGCGTGACGCATCGATGCCGCGGTCGGTCAGGTAGCGCTTCGCCGACTCGGCACGACGACGTCCGAGTGCAATGTTGTACTCGTCGCTGCCGCGCTCATCGCAATGGCCGGCCACGCGAATCTTGACCCCCGGATTCGCGTTCAGCACCAAGATCTTGGCGTCGAGGTTCGACTTGGCGTCCTCGCGCAGCTCGTCGGCGTCGTACTCGAAGTAGATCGTCTCGAGCAGGCGTGCGCGCGCGGCCGCCACCATGGCGCGAACATTCTCCATCGTGTCGCGCGGTGTTGGCGCCGAGGTGGTTGGCCGGGTCGGCTGCTGCGGCTGTGCCACGGGAGGCGTCTCCGTTTGCGGCGCAACCACCGGCTTCTTGCGGCAGGCGCCGAGCACCAGCGTGGTGGAGACCAGCACCAGGGTGAGACGAGACACACGCATCATGTCGGAAAACTCCGAGGGGGAAAGTGAAAAGGGTGGTGATTACTGCGGCAACACACGCGGGGACCACGCCGACAATCGCGCTTCAGACCCGAACGTGAGCTGGCGTGATCGTCCGGTTTCGATATCCACGATCCACAACTGGCGCGTTCCGCTCCGTGTCGACGAAAAAACGATGTGCCGGGAATCCGGAGCCCACGACGGGTCGTCGTTCCGGCCATCGTTCGTCACAATCTTCACGGTCTGATCGCGCAAATTGATCGTCATAATTTGGAAGGTACCGCCGTTTCGCGATTGAAACGCCACGAGGCGCCCATCGGGAGACCAATCAGGCCCCGCGCGATAGTCGCGATCGCCGAACGCGGCCGCCGTCAGCAGCTCCACGTTCGTGCCATCCAGATCGCTAATATACACTTCCGGGTGCCCCGAGCGGTCGGACATGAACGCGATTCGCTGCCCATCAGGACTAAAGGTCGGCTGTGTACTTGCCCGCCCGCGACCTACGGTGATGCGCCGTGGCGCGCCGCCCTCGATCGGCATGGCGTAGAGATCGGTTCCCGTGTCCGAGCCACGGGCGTACACCACCGTGCGCCCGTCGGGCGACACCGACGGCGAACTGTGCTCGATGCCCGCCGACGACGCCAACGTTCGCTGTGAACCCGTACCGAGATCCGTCATCATGATCGGATTGCGCACACCGTCGAGCACACTGTACACCAGCCCGCGCCCCCCGGGCAGCCACTGCGGCGACATGCCGCTCGGCGTCGCCGGGGTCACATTTGCGCGATCGCTATCAACTATCCACACCCGCCCGCCGCGCGTGAATGCAATGCGCGTCTGGGCAATGCCGCGCTGTCCGGTGATCCACTCTTCGATCGCGTCGGACACACCGTGCATCGCCGAGCGCCACGCTGGTGAGAGCGCCGTCGACGGCAGCGGAAAATCCTTGCTGTTCAGCACGGCCTTCTTTGACACGTCGTGCAACGCGACTCGCACCCATCCCGAGGGTAGCAGCGTGGACTGCACGATGCCATCCACGCCGAGCTTGGCAAACAGCGCGTAATTGGGCGGTCCGTTCACCACCGGCGCGCTCGACGTGGATACCACGTTGAAGCGATCGCTGTAGTCGAAATCCCGCGACAGGATCGTTGCCACCGAGTCGCCGTTCACGCCCTTCACCGGCAGCACCATCAGCGCCGTTTTCTGCCCCGCCACGTAGCGCGTGCTCAGGCTCACACCCGGCGGTTGCGCCTGCGCTACTACGCGCGACGGCACCGTCGTGCCAACGGCCAGCAGCGCACCGGCAAGCATAGGCCGCGCGCGAAGCAGCAGCGAAAGAACCTTCATCTGGAGCATGCGGTCAGTTGGGTCGCAAGGCATAGTCAAACGTGAAATACACGATCAGCACGTCGTCCGTCCATCCCTGAGGAAGCGGGCCGAATCCGCGCGTGGAACCAACCGCTTCAACCGCACCCATCGCATCGAGATCGTAGATACGATCACCCGATCCCTTCACGACTTCGATGGCCATCACCGAGCCGTCGCGACGGATCGTGAATTTCACCTCCGACACGAGCGATGCGGACACACGGCGCGGCGTCCAGTTCAACGTGATTTGCCGGACGATATTCTGCAGATACCCGGGATACGGAAAGTCGATCCCGCGAATGCTCAGGTTCGCGACATCCGCCCCTTTGCCGCCCTGCGCGCCAGCACCAGCCTTAGGCGCCGCAGTGGCTTTCGACGCGGTCGGCGATGCGGTCTTCGAACCCGCCGTCTTGGTGCGCGATGTCGAGGGCGTCGCCTTGGGCGACGGCAAAACCTTCTTGGCGGTCGAGGGCTTCGGGATCACCTTCTCTTCCGGCACACGCTCGGCGCCAGCGATATCCGGGGCCTGCGCCGACGGCTGCGCGGCGGGAGTCACCACACCGGCTTGTCGCGGTCCAGGCGGTGCACCCACTAACTCTACGCGGTACACCGGCGGACGCGGCGCCTCGGCACGCGTGCCCCACCAGATGGCCGCCGCCACGAGTGCGAGGTGCACCACCGCGGAGAACGCGATGCCGCGGCCGAGCGTCGTCGGCCCAGTCGCCGTGCGCGACAGGCTCACCGATCGCCGTCCGGTTCAGCGACGAGCCCGACATCCGTGATGCCCTTGGCCTTCATCGCGGCGACGATGCGCACCACGGTCCCGTACGGTACGGCCTCGTCGGCACGCAGATACACGCCACCGCCGCCCTTCTTGTCCGACAACGCCTTGATGCTTCCCGCGAACTCGTCGAACGAGAGCTTGGTCTCGTCGATGAAGATCTGCCCACGCCGATCGACCGTGATCACGAGTCCGTTTTTCGGTTCCAGCGGCGCGACATCCGCCGTCGGCAGCGCGATATCCACGCCGCCTTGCATGATCGGTGCAGTGATCATGAAGATGATCATCAGCAGCATCATCACGTCGATCAGCGACACCACGTTGATCTCAGCGTTCACGCCAGCGCGCTCCCGACGGCGGCCGCGGCGCATCCTCAGATCCGCCCTTCGCGCACCATCAGCGCGATCAGTTCCGAGCCGAAACCTTCAAGCGCGTCGTCGAAGCGATTGAGGCGTGACGCAAACACGTTGTACGCGAACGCCGCCGGAATCGCGACCGCGAGTGCCGCTGCGGTCGCCATCAGCGCAGTACCAATACCTGGCGCCACCGCTTGAATGTTGCCCGAACCTTTCTGGCCGATGCCGACGAACGCTTCGATCACGCCGAGGACGGTGCCGAAGAGGCCAATCAGCGGACTCACGCTGCCGACCGTCGCCAACCACGGGATGTACTGCCCGAGATCTTCACGCGCCTTCGACCCTTCGGCGTCGAGCACGAGCCGCAACGCTTCCACCTGTGAGCCGGACAACCGCGCCGTGCGATCATTGGTCGCGCCGAGTGCCGGCTTGGTGTCGTTCAGGAACGACACCGCTCGCGCGAAAACCGCCGTGAACGCACTGGGCTTGGCCCGCTGCGCGCACAGCATCGCGTCGTCCATGCCGCGCGCGCGCTCGAAGTCGGCCACAAACGCCCGGCCGTTGGTCTCGGCCGTCTTGAATCCGCGCCACTTCGAGAACATGATCGCCCATGAAATCAGCGACAGCACCACCAACAGTGCCAACACGCTCTTTGTAACGGGATCGCTGTTGATCAGCATGCCCAGCATCGATGACGGCAACGCGTCCTTCTCGCTCGCCAGCTGCAGTGCGGCGAACAGTCCGACCACCGCCGTCACGCCTGCTGCTCCAGGCGCGCACGACGATCGGCGAAGAACCGATAGGTGTTCTCAAGTCCTTCGCGCAACGTGACCTTGGGCGTCCAACCCAGCACGGCCTGTGCCTTCGCGGTGTTCAGTGCGGAGCGGGCGAGCTCACCGGCTCGCGCTGGCGCGTAGTCGATCGGCGAATGCGCCGACGAGACGGTACGCAACGTTTCCGCCAGCGTATTCACCGACGTCTCGATTGACGTCCCGATATTGAAGGCGCGAGCATCGAGACGGCCACGCGGCGGAAGATCGACGGTCGCCGCTGCGAAGTTTGCTCCGGCGACGTCACCGGCGTAGACGTAGTCACGCGTCTGCTCGCCGTCGCCGAATACCGTCAACGCGCGACCATCAAGTAGGCGGTTGCAGAAGATCGCCACCACGCCCGCTTCACCATGCGGATCCTGACGCGGACCGTACACGTTGCCGTATCGTAGCGCGACGTTGTCGAGTCCATGCACGCGCCCGTAGTACGCGAGGTAGTACTCGATCGACAACTTCGCGATGCCGTACGGCGCTTCGGGATCCTTGCTGTTCGATTCGGCGCTCGGCGGCGGATCGAAATCGCCGTACAACGCGCCGCCCGTCGACGACAGAATGGTGCGAGTGGGATGGCCGCCCGCACGGACGGCTTCCATCAAGTTCAGCGTGCCGAGAATGTTGCGCGTGGCATCGTAGACGGGATCGAGCACACTGCGGCGCACATCGATCTGCGCGGCCAAATGACACATCACGTCGAACTTGCCATCGCGGATCAGCGCGGCCGCTTCGGGCGTGGTGATGTCGCCGCGCACAAAGCGCGCCGCCGACGGGATGTTCTCCTCACGTCCGCTCGACAAGTCGTCGAGGATGGTGACCTCCCAGCCCTCGGCCAGAAACCTGTCCGCGACATGGGATCCGATAAAGCCTGCACCACCCGTCACCACGACCGTCTTTGCCATGCCGTTCGTTTCCTCATCCGATGGGGAAATCCGCTGTCGTCGCGTCTCGCCAAGGGGTTGTCTGAGACGCACAATGTCCCAATGTACACACGCGCCGACGCCCACGGGGGCCTCGGCGCGTGCGAGTACAGAATCGAGTTGGGAGCGATGCGACGCCGATCACGTCGCGCGCGGTCACCTCAGGCCACGCGTCAGGGCGCCTTGGCCACTCGGCGGGCGGCGAGACCAACGCCGATATCCGACTGATACTGGCGCATGATCACCGCCGAACTGCCACCCGACTCGCTGCGTACCACGCGCACCGTCGCCACCAGGGACTCTTGCGACGGCTGCTCCTTGGTGCCGCTGCGATACAGCCCGAATTCGTCGCCGGCCTTCACGCCCTGCGTCGTACCGGCGACAAGCATCAGGAAGCTCTGCAGCGTGGGCTGCAGCTCGTGCGGATCGATCCACCGTACGCTGGTCTTCACATCGGGCTCGGCGAGCTTCTGCACAGACAGCCACGGAGCGGACGAGCCGGTCGACGGCAGGAGCCGCTGCCCCTGTTCAACCCGACCGGACTGCCGCTTGAGCACGGCCAGCACCGGTTTGCCGGCCTCGACCCGCACGATCTCGATGATGCCCGCCGGAATAGCGATCATCGACTGCTTGTCGGCGGCAGCCGGTGTCGTGACCGCCACGAGCCGCTGACCCACGGTGTAGGCGACACCAGCCGGTGGACGCACCTCGATCTGGTCCGTCATGATTGCCCGCTGCGGGTATCCGCTTTCCGCAGTCGCAGGCGAGCCCACTCGCTTCAAGATCGAACCGGACTTGGCTAGCTCCGACTGCAGCACGACGAACGGTGCCGCGTCGAACTCGGCCTGCCGGGGCGCGGGGGTGTTGGGACGAAGCACAGCGCGCGTCCGGCGTTCCGCTTCCGCAGCGTCGGGGAGATCGCGGTGAAAAACCGTCTCCACTTCACTGCTCTTGCGCGACGCTTCCTGCGTCTCGAGATCGACCAGACCAATGCGCGTTCCCTTCCGCGACATCATCAGCTCGCTCGAATGCTGCGGCTGAAAATTCACCCGCGATGTATCCGCTTCGACGGACGCCTTCGTAACGGTGTCGATCGCCGCCACGGCCGCCGACTTGGCGGCGGCAGCGGGGGCCCGACCCTTGGCGGCGCCAGCTCCGGCCGCGGCATTGCGCTTACCGGCGGTCTGCGCCGACAGCGAGCCCGACGGGCGAGCCGGGGGCGGAGGCGGCAACGTGCCCTCACCCGCCTTGGCTAGGGCAACACTTGGCACCGTGGAATCTGCCGGTGCCGCCGCCATCGCGGCCGCCTTCGCGCCACGAACGGTGGGCGACGCTGGAACGCTGAGCCGCATGCCAACCTGAAGCGGAGCCGGCCCGGTCGTCGAGATCCGATTGCGCTTCGCGAGCGCGGGCCACTGATGGCCATCGCCGTAGAACCGCGCGGCAATTCCCCAGAGGGTTTCGCCGGCCCGCACCACGTGCGTCGTCGTGGCAGAATCCTTGATCTGATCGAGCGTCGAATCGGAAGCCGACACGATACGACCCTCTGCTTCCTGACCGTGCACGACGGTAGGACGCCAGACGAGCAAGAGAGCGAGCGTCGACAGCAGTGCCACGAAAATGCGATACACCGGCTGCAACGCCCGGTGGGATTCGATGGCCGTAGACGACTGCGGCTGGTTTGCAGCGCGCATTAGCGAGCCTCACAGTGGAAAGACTTCGCGCCCCCGCCCGGGGCGCTGGAGGGCCCTCGACTCGCTTGCATAACTGCATGCGAGGTGCCCACACCGGAGACGCCTGCGACGGACGCGCGTAACGGCGGGGGCATCACGGCAATGGTCGGCATCATCACATTTGCCGCCGTCAGGAGTTCCTGACGGCGGGCACCATGAATCCTGCGGCGATTTAGAAGGGCAGATCGTCGTCTTCGTCTTCCAGCGCGCCCGGAAAATCTCCGAACTCTTCCTTGCCCGCTGACGGCGCAGCCGCCGTTTTCGGACGCGCTGCCGGGGCCGCCGTGCGACGCGGCGCGCTGTCCATCTCGTCGCCGCCGCCACCGCCGGCGCGACCGCCGAGGAGCATCAGTTCCTTGACCTTGATCTCGGTGGTATACCGGGTCTGTCCGTCCTTGTCCTGCCACTGACGGTACTCGATCTCGCCTTCGACGTAGATCTTCTCGCCCTTCTTCACGTACTTCTCCACCACGTCGGCCAGACCCGAGCCGCGTGCGCTGTTCCAGACGACGCAGCGATGCCACTCCGTCTTTTCCTGCTTCGCGCCACTCTGGTCCGTCCAGTTGCGGCTCGTGGCAAGCGAGAACTGCGCGACGCGCGTTCCAGTGCCGACTGTGCGGATTTCGGGATCGGACCCGACGTTGCCAATCAAAATGGCCTTGTTCAGGCTGCGACTCATGGTGCCTCCTCGAAGTACGATGGTAATGGGTGTCGGATAAGCTAGGAGGGTCCTCTGACCAAACCAAACCCGAAAGCCGCACGCGGGGCTATTCGGACGCCATGGCGTCGCGACGCAGCACAAGGGCGTCCTCGACGGGGTGTCGGTAGTACCCTCGGCGGCGCCCGACGGCCGCAAATCCACGGGACGAATAGAGCGCGCGAGCGGCTGCGTTTGACTCGCGCACCTCAAGGAACATGGCGGCGACCCCGGCGTCAGTCCCCGCCGCGATCGCATCGTCCAGCAGCCGGGCCCCGACCCCCCGTCGGCGCATCCCAGGGGCCGTCGCAATATTGGCGATCTCCGCCTCGTCGGCGGCCTGCAGCATGATGCAATATCCAACGACTCCACCCGACGCATCGACGGCGGTCATCATTCGCGAAAAGGGATGCACCAAGAGCTCGTGAAACGACCGTGACGGCCAGGGGTCGCTGAACGCGAGCGCTTCGATCGACGCCATCGCCGGCACATCATCGGCCTTGGTGGGCCGGATCGCGAGAAGTGGCGTAGTCATGAAACGCCGAGGGAGGGCAATGTCGCACCGTGCGACGCTTCCCATTTCACCTGCGCTTCCGCCAGGCGCCCATACTGTGGCTCCCAGCTCTCCAACGGTACGACACGGGTCCACGCGTGCGGTACCACCCGCAACAGGTGCGCTGACCACGGTGTTACGACCTGAGTCTCGAGCTCCGCCACGGGCGACGAGAGCACGGCTAGGCGAGGACGTCCTGCCACGTGCATGTCGAGCTGTTCCAGTGTCATGCGCTGGAGCGCAGACTGCGCCTGCACACGGCGATTTTCGTCAAACCTGACGTCGAGGACGTAACGCTCGCCTCGCAGAGCATCTCCATGTACCACCGCGGGGCCGGCCGGCAGCGCGTCGCTTGCGTCCGCCGCCGCGAGGAGCAGCGATGACACGGCGAACAGCGACAGCGACGCTCCGTGGGCCAGCCCCTTCGCCAGCGACGCCGCGATGCGCAACGACGTGAAGCTTCCCGGGCCTTCTCCGCAGACGACGCCCGTGAGATGCTGCGGTTGCATGTCGGCCGCTTTCAGAAGCGCCTGAACCGCCGGGAAGAGCTGATCCTCACGCCCGGCACCCATGGCGACGGGGTGCATCGCGACAAGCGCTCCATCGGCGATGAGCGCCACCGAGCCGGCAGTCGTCGAGGACTCGAGCACGAGCAACCGTGCAGACGGGAACGCCAATGACTCTTGAGGGAACACGCGTGCGGACATACACAGAGTCTAGCGCGCCCACCGAACGATCCCCAGCCCTCCGTCGCGTCAAGTCGGCGCCGAGTACGCGCCGTCGCGGCCAGCGTTCCCCCCGGGACTGATCGCTACGCCACGCTGGCAATCCGGGTAAACTTGGCGGGCTCCTGACGGAGTTGGGGGAACGGGTCCTCACGTCCCTCAGCAAGCACCGCGAAGGTGCCGCGTTCGGCCAGCGCCGCCGCTGCGTCGAACACCTGGCTATCGAAGGCGGTACCCCGATCTCGACGCATGATGTCGAGTACGACCGGCACCTCCAACCCGGCGCGATACGGGCGATCGGCCGTGAGCGCCTCATACACGTCGGCCACCGCCAGTACACGCGACAGCAGTCCGAGCTGCGAGGCATCCAGCTTCCAGGGGTACCCCTTGCCGTCGAGTCGCTCGTGATGCTGCGCGGCCTCTTGGGCGAATCCGTTGAACGCGCTGACGCGCTCGAGGATCTCCCATGTCCATCGCGGATGCTTCCGGATCTCCCCGAAC
Protein-coding regions in this window:
- a CDS encoding NAD-dependent epimerase/dehydratase family protein; the protein is MAKTVVVTGGAGFIGSHVADRFLAEGWEVTILDDLSSGREENIPSAARFVRGDITTPEAAALIRDGKFDVMCHLAAQIDVRRSVLDPVYDATRNILGTLNLMEAVRAGGHPTRTILSSTGGALYGDFDPPPSAESNSKDPEAPYGIAKLSIEYYLAYYGRVHGLDNVALRYGNVYGPRQDPHGEAGVVAIFCNRLLDGRALTVFGDGEQTRDYVYAGDVAGANFAAATVDLPPRGRLDARAFNIGTSIETSVNTLAETLRTVSSAHSPIDYAPARAGELARSALNTAKAQAVLGWTPKVTLREGLENTYRFFADRRARLEQQA
- a CDS encoding LysM domain-containing protein → MRAANQPQSSTAIESHRALQPVYRIFVALLSTLALLLVWRPTVVHGQEAEGRIVSASDSTLDQIKDSATTTHVVRAGETLWGIAARFYGDGHQWPALAKRNRISTTGPAPLQVGMRLSVPASPTVRGAKAAAMAAAPADSTVPSVALAKAGEGTLPPPPPARPSGSLSAQTAGKRNAAAGAGAAKGRAPAAAAKSAAVAAIDTVTKASVEADTSRVNFQPQHSSELMMSRKGTRIGLVDLETQEASRKSSEVETVFHRDLPDAAEAERRTRAVLRPNTPAPRQAEFDAAPFVVLQSELAKSGSILKRVGSPATAESGYPQRAIMTDQIEVRPPAGVAYTVGQRLVAVTTPAAADKQSMIAIPAGIIEIVRVEAGKPVLAVLKRQSGRVEQGQRLLPSTGSSAPWLSVQKLAEPDVKTSVRWIDPHELQPTLQSFLMLVAGTTQGVKAGDEFGLYRSGTKEQPSQESLVATVRVVRSESGGSSAVIMRQYQSDIGVGLAARRVAKAP
- the ssb gene encoding single-stranded DNA-binding protein codes for the protein MSRSLNKAILIGNVGSDPEIRTVGTGTRVAQFSLATSRNWTDQSGAKQEKTEWHRCVVWNSARGSGLADVVEKYVKKGEKIYVEGEIEYRQWQDKDGQTRYTTEIKVKELMLLGGRAGGGGGDEMDSAPRRTAAPAARPKTAAAPSAGKEEFGDFPGALEDEDDDLPF
- the rimI gene encoding ribosomal protein S18-alanine N-acetyltransferase encodes the protein MTTPLLAIRPTKADDVPAMASIEALAFSDPWPSRSFHELLVHPFSRMMTAVDASGGVVGYCIMLQAADEAEIANIATAPGMRRRGVGARLLDDAIAAGTDAGVAAMFLEVRESNAAARALYSSRGFAAVGRRRGYYRHPVEDALVLRRDAMASE
- the tsaB gene encoding tRNA (adenosine(37)-N6)-threonylcarbamoyltransferase complex dimerization subunit type 1 TsaB, yielding MSARVFPQESLAFPSARLLVLESSTTAGSVALIADGALVAMHPVAMGAGREDQLFPAVQALLKAADMQPQHLTGVVCGEGPGSFTSLRIAASLAKGLAHGASLSLFAVSSLLLAAADASDALPAGPAVVHGDALRGERYVLDVRFDENRRVQAQSALQRMTLEQLDMHVAGRPRLAVLSSPVAELETQVVTPWSAHLLRVVPHAWTRVVPLESWEPQYGRLAEAQVKWEASHGATLPSLGVS